A window of Cryptomeria japonica chromosome 3, Sugi_1.0, whole genome shotgun sequence contains these coding sequences:
- the LOC131033906 gene encoding cytochrome P450 720B2, translated as MEEALIVGRYLYWEQWVLVGVVLTVTLLLWKTLWVSRGSRKNQHIPLPLGSTGWPLIGESISFYRGLRSAQPRQIIQDHEKKYGPVFRTNLFGRKRMVVSVDPEFNRYVLQNEGRLFQANYPQSFRNLVGKYGLVNVHGDLQKKLHAVAANLLKQDNLISDFMDDIQNFLLADMQRWQHKGVIHLQEECNKVLLKIMGKKLLDLSPSEETEEIYKAFEAYVLAIISIPIKFPGSSYARGIKGRETIKRKIEECIQERRQNPQVIRNDFLTKLLKEESWPDEIIIDLLLFIMFAGYETSSTSMAFAIKFLTNNPRALEELRVEHDSLLKDNGNRKLTWDDYQAMKFTHCVIKETLRLGNAGLGAYREAKQDIKFKDFVIPKEWTVLVLLFGTHLDEKYYPEPFTFNPWRWQNESPLALSDNPWFMPFGRGARLCPGFHLARFEIALFLHNFVTKFRWEPIGDDQICYFPAPTLVNHLLIRLYDR; from the exons ATGGAGGAAGCATTGATAGTGGGCAGATATTTATATTGGGAGCAATGGGTTCTGGTGGGAGTAGTACTGACTGTGACACTACTTCTGTGGAAAACATTATGGGTTTCAAGAGGAAGCAGAAAAAACCAGCATATCCCACTGCCGCTAGGATCTACTGGATGGCCGCTCATTGGAGAATCGATAAGTTTCTATCGAGGTCTCAGATCTGCTCAACCACGACAGATCATCCAAGATCATGAGAAGAA GTATGGACCAGTGTTTAGAACTAATTTGTTTGGAAGAAAACGGATGGTTGTATCAGTGGATCCAGAGTTCAATAGATATGTTTTGCAAAATGAGGGCAGGTTGTTTCAAGCGAATTACCCCCAATCTTTCAGAAATCTTGTTGGGAAATATGGTTTAGTGAATGTTCATGGTGATCTGCAAAAGAAGCTCCATGCAGTTGCCGCCAATTTGTTGAAACAGGACAATCTCATCTCGGACTTCATGGATGATATTCAAAATTTCCTGCTTGCAGATATGCAGAGATGGCAGCACAAGGGTGTCATCCATCTtcaagaggaatgtaataag GTTCTTCTCAAAATTATGGGCAAAAAGTTGTTGGACTTATCTCCTTCGGAAGAGACAGAAGAAATCtacaaggcttttgaggcatatGTGTTAGCTATCATTTCTATCCCCATCAAATTCCCAGGATCTAGTTATGCAAGAGGGATTAAG GGAAGAGAAACAATCAAAAGAAAGATTGAAGAGTGTATACAAGAGAGACGACAAAATCCACAAGTGATTCGTAATGATTTTCTAACCAAACTATTGAAAGAAGAGTCATGGCCTGATGAAATTATTATTGATCTTTTATTATTTATAATGTTTGCTGGTTATGAGACTTCTTCTACAAGCATGGCCTTTGCAATAAAATTTCTCACAAACAATCCACGGGCATTGGAGGAACTAAGG GTAGAGCATGACTCTCTCTTGAAAGAcaatggaaatagaaagttgacgTGGGATGACTATCAAGCTATGAAATTCACCCATTGT GTGATAAAAGAAACTCTTCGATTGGGTAATGCTGGCCTAGGGGCTTATAGAGAAGCAAAACAAGATATTAAATTTAAAG ATTTTGTCATTCCCAAAGAGTGGACAGTGCTTGTGCTCCTATTTGGCACACATTTAGATGAAAAATACTATCCTGAACCATTCACTTTCAATCCATGGcgttggcaaaatgagtctccccTA GCTTTGTCTGACAATCCATGGTTTATGCCATTTGGGAGAGGTGCTCGATTGTGTCCAGGATTCCATTTGGCCAGATTTGAAATTGCTCTCTTCCTACATAACTTTGTCACTAAATTTAG GTGGGAACCAATTGGAGATGATCAAATTTGTTACTTTCCAGCACCTACTCTAGTAAATCATCTTCTGATTCGTTTATATGATCGTTAG